The following proteins are encoded in a genomic region of Spirochaetota bacterium:
- a CDS encoding winged helix-turn-helix domain-containing protein, whose protein sequence is MLPLLKYAEDNLEHSINEAIDYLANQFEITKENRNSLLP, encoded by the coding sequence ATGCTACCTCTTTTAAAATATGCTGAAGATAATTTAGAGCATTCAATAAATGAAGCAATTGATTACCTTGCAAATCAATTTGAAATCACCAAGGAAAACAGAAATAGTCTACTTCCAAG